In Carya illinoinensis cultivar Pawnee chromosome 7, C.illinoinensisPawnee_v1, whole genome shotgun sequence, the following are encoded in one genomic region:
- the LOC122316242 gene encoding uncharacterized protein LOC122316242 — protein MELVRRKVGYECCFAVSCEGRSGGLALLWQKETKLSIQSFSKNHIDAQIYNEEADRQWHFTGVYGRLEIELRQETWNMIKTLKGVDIEPWLICGDFNEVLCWQEKRGGKAYSDHLPVICYSSSEKRSTRGKLFRFEAMWAEDEDCERVIADSWKCDIGDNPMNRFKTQVEACSQNLTHWNKIKFGRVQKKIQQARGHLQQVQDRDPYHIQVEVHREARNNLQIWLEREEILWHQRAKSLWLQGGDHNTKYFHHKASLRRSKKWIKALKNESGDWQDGQGRDAMIMNYFLNLFSASSQNPSLEFLAGMEGRVTEEMNQDLLKEFRREEVKDALDQMHPTKAPGPDGLPPIFYQKYWHLVEKSTTDAVMQALQSGTLPPTINHTFITLIPKKKKPEKITEFRSISLCNVVYKLISKVLANRLKPILNQVISSSQSAFVPGRLISDNVLVAYEVIHYLRNRRQGKEGYMSIKLDISKAYDRLEWGYLEAVMSRMGFHPRWIQLVMMCVKTVSFSVLINGEPKGPIHPSRGIRQGDPLSPYLFLIGTEGLISLLKQAELSRSIVGVRICRGAPRILHLLFADDSVLFCKANRTENNHIQQLLEQYEEASGQKVDQRRAFSDIKHKVWTKLQNWKEKLLSQGGKEVLIKAVALSIPTYTMSCFKLPGSLCHELEQMMARFWWGQKEEEHKIHWVSWTRMCDHKQAGGLGFKDLRTFNDSLLAKQGWRIMQERATLIHKVFKARYFPNEAFLKAKLGFNSSFAWKGIWEAKNLLTLGCKWRVGLGQIIKVWEDNWILGHPPLGRNEVTATICDQDATVDSLINSQTKWWDAEKVRTLLPARAVDEVLTIVLSSSKPEDKMIWDPEPHGRFTVKSAYRVFKEAKRNRTDSEGSRRMGRQKLWKDLWSLKIPAKVKIFAWKACKESLPTKHNLLLKKVLSEDMCKMCNTETEDVAHALCFYPSQKEQLELFFLVSWSCWYRRNVSTFEDKVIQIEQAIAHALAVQHVYKVTRGQLLKTVRHHCRWEFPPPGVFKLNVDGATFLNQHSVGIGAILRDNKGEVLMAAKSDALTLVQELQKPEPSMALVGNVIRDTKELMSLFSTCEVRHTMRSCNEAAHKLARHAWHVSNISLWWGSFPDVIAPFLWMERQL, from the exons ATGGAGCTTGTAAGGAGAAAGGTGGGATATGAGTGCTGTTTTGCAGTAAGTTGTGAAGGAAGGAGTGGGGGGTTGGCACTATTGTGGCAAAAGGAAACTAAGCTTAGTATACAAAGCTTCTCAAAGAACCATATAGATGCTCAGATTTATAATGAAGAGGCTGATAGACAGTGGCACTTCACAGGTGTGTATGGCCGTCTTGAGATTGAACTGAGGCAGGAAACGTGGAATATGATTAAAACCCTGAAGGGAGTAGACATTGAACCTTGGTTGATttgtggggattttaatgaggtgCTATGTTGGCAGGAAAAGAGGGGGGGCAAAG CCTACTCTGACCACCTCCCAGTTATCTGTTATTCAAGCAGTGAAAAGAGAAGCACTAGAGGCAAACTGTTTAGGTTCGAGGCCATGTGGGCTGAGGATGAGGACTGTGAGAGAGTTATAGCTGACTCATGGAAGTGTGACATAGGTGATAACCCTATGAACAGATTCAAGACACAAGTTGAGGCCTGTTCTCAAAACTTAACACACTGGAACAAGATCAAGTTTGGAAGGGTACAGAAGAAGATACAACAAGCCAGGGGCCACTTACAGCAGGTGCAGGATAGAGACCCCTACCATATCCAAGTGGAGGTGCACCGGGAGGCTCGAAACAATCTGCAAATCTGGTTGGAAAGGGAGGAGATTTTATGGCACCAGAGAGCTAAGTCACTGTGGCTGCAAGGGGGTGATCATAATACTAAGTATTTTCACCATAAGGCTTCCTTGAGAAGATCTAAAAAGTGGATAAAGGCCTTAAAGAATGAATCAGGTGACTGGCAAGATGGACAAGGAAGGGATGCAATGATCATGAACTACTTCCTTAACCTATTTTCAGCAAGTTCTCAGAATCCTAGCTTAGAATTCTTAGCTGGCATGGAGGGTAGAGTGACTGAGGAGATGAACCAGGACCTGTTGAAAGAATTCAGAAGAGAAGAAGTAAAGGATGCTCTAGACCAAATGCACCCTACTAAGGCACCTGGACCTGATGGCCTTCCTCCTATATTCTATCAGAAGTATTGGCACTTAGTTGAGAAGTCCACGACTGATGCTGTGATGCAGGCCCTGCAAAGTGGTACCCTCCCGCCTACCATCAACCACACCTTCATTACTCTGatcccaaagaagaagaagcctgAAAAGATTACTGAGTTCAGGTCAATTAGCTTATGTAATGTGGTATACAAATTGATTTCGAAGGTCCTGGCTAATAGACTCAAACCAATCTTGAATCAGGTTATCTCAAGCtcccaaagtgcttttgtccctGGAAGGTTAATCAGTGATAATGTGCTGGTGGCATATGAGGTTATCCATTATCTGAGAAACAGAAGACAAGGAAAGGAAGGCTACATGTCTATCAAACTAGATAttagcaaggcctatgataggctTGAATGGGGATACTTGGAGGCAGTGATGAGTAGAATGGGGTTTCACCCTAGGTGGATTCAACTAGTCATGATGTGTGTTAAGACAGTCtccttttcagttttaataaatGGAGAACCAAAGGGCCCTATCCATCCCTCTCGAGGCATAAGGCAAGGAGACCCTCTGTCTCCTTACCTCTTTCTCATAGGAACTGAAGGACTGATAAGCCTTTTGAAACAAGCAGAGCTATCCAGGAGTATAGTTGGGGTCAGAATATGTAGAGGGGCACCAAGAATCTTGCATTTGCTGTTTGCAGACGACAGTGTACTCTTCTGCAAAGCCAATAGGACAGAGAACAACCACATACAACAGCTATTGGAGCAGTATGAAGAGGCTTCAGGGCAAAAA GTAGATCAAAGACGAGCTTTCTCAGATATTAAGCACAAGGTGTGGACTAAGCTACAAAACTGGAAAGAGAAGCTGTTGTCTCAGGGGGGGAAGGAAGTATTGATCAAGGCAGTGGCACTATCCATCCCAACCTACACTATGAGCTGCTTTAAACTACCAGGAAGCCTATGTCATGAGTTGGAACAAATGATGGCacgtttttggtggggacaaAAAGAGGAAGAACACAAAATCCATTGGGTAAGCTGGACCAGGATGTGTGACCATAAGCAGGCTGGAGGACTAGGTTTCAAAGACTTGAGGACCTTTAATGATtcccttcttgccaaacaagggtggagaatcATGCAGGAACGAGCTACCTTGATCCATAAAGTATTCAAAGCAAGGTACTTCCCAAATGAGGCCTTTCTTAAGGCAAAACTAGGCTTCAATTCGAGCTTTGCATGGAAGGGGATCTGGGAAGCAAAAAACTTGTTAACTCTGGGCTGCAAGTGGAGAGTGGGATTAGGACAGATAATTAAAGTATGGGAAGATAACTGGATACTTGGGCACCCCCCTCTGGGCAGAAATGAAGTAACTGCAACAATCTGTGACCAGGATGCAACAGTCGATAGCCTAATAAACTCTCAGACTAAGTGGTGGGATGCAGAAAAGGTAAGGACCTTACTACCAGCACGAGCAGTAGATGAAGTCCTTACAATAGTGCTAAGCAGCAGTAAACCAGAAGACAAGATGATCTGGGATCCTGAGCCTCATGGTAGGTTTACTGTCAAGAGTGCATATCGGGTCTTCAAAGAGGCAAAAAGGAACAGGACAGACAGTGAGGGCTCAAGAAGAATGGGGAGGCAAAAGCTGTGGAAGGACCTATGGAGCCTAAAGATCCCAGCCAAAGTCAAAATTTTCGCATGGAAGGCCTGTAAAGAAAGCCTGCCAACAAAGCATAACCTCCTGCTAAAAAAGGTTCTGAGTGAAGACATGTGTAAGATGTGCAACACAGAAACTGAGGATGTAGCTCATGCTTTGTGCTTCTACCCTTCA CAGAAAGAGCAGTTAGAGTTGTTCTTCCTAGTCTCATGGAGCTGCTGGTATAGACGAAATGTTTCAACCTTTGAAGACAAAGTCATTCAGATTGAGCAGGCCATAGCCCATGCCCTGGCTGTCCAACATGTTTATAAGGTAACCCGTGGCCAACTGTTGAAGACTGTGAGGCACCACTGCCGCTGGGAATTTCCCCCACCAGGAGTTTTTAAGTTGAATGTGGATGGGGCTACTTTCTTGAACCAACATAGTGTAGGCATTGGGGCCATATTGAGAGACAACAAAGGGGAGGTGCTAATGGCAGCAA AAAGCGATGCACTGACATTAGTTCAGGAGTTGCAGAAACCAGAACCATCAATGGCATTGGTTGGGAACGTGATCAGGGACACTAAAGAGCTTATGAGCCTTTTCAGTACGTGTGAAGTTAGGCATACTATGAGGTCGTGTAATGAAGCAGCACATAAGCTTGCAAGACATGCTTGGCATGTAAGTAACATCAGCTTGTGGTGGGGATCTTTCCCTGATGTAATTGCTCCATTCCTTTGGATGGAGAGACAGTTGTAA